From the genome of Duffyella gerundensis, one region includes:
- a CDS encoding MurR/RpiR family transcriptional regulator, with product MSCLLRIRQLYPRLAINERRLADFLLSQPEQARHLSSQQVAEEAGVSQSSVVKFAQKLGYRGFTALKVALSESLADKAAITVYNQILSDDSLKVVGEKLLTEKTAAIRATLDINSEERLQEMLQLLKQAHRIVLVGIGASGLVAKDFSWKLMKIGLNAVAEQDMHALLASVQALQPDDVLLAISYSGERREINLAAQEAQRAGAHVLAFTGFTPNTLQQLASHCLYTVAEEQNSRSAAISSTSAQLALTDLLFMALIQHDPERASSHIRQSEALVKKLV from the coding sequence ATGAGTTGTTTGCTGCGAATCCGTCAGCTTTATCCGCGTCTGGCGATCAATGAGCGGCGTCTGGCTGATTTTCTGCTGTCGCAGCCGGAACAGGCGCGCCATCTCAGCTCGCAGCAGGTCGCGGAAGAAGCGGGCGTCAGTCAGTCGAGCGTAGTGAAATTTGCGCAAAAGCTGGGCTATCGTGGCTTTACCGCGCTGAAGGTCGCACTGAGTGAGTCGCTGGCTGATAAAGCCGCCATCACCGTCTATAACCAGATCCTGAGCGATGATTCGCTAAAGGTGGTAGGTGAAAAGCTGTTAACTGAAAAAACGGCGGCTATTCGCGCCACGCTTGATATCAACAGCGAAGAGAGGTTGCAGGAGATGTTGCAACTGCTGAAGCAGGCGCATCGCATTGTGCTGGTGGGCATTGGCGCATCCGGCCTGGTGGCCAAAGATTTTTCATGGAAGCTGATGAAAATTGGTCTGAATGCAGTGGCTGAACAGGATATGCATGCGCTGCTGGCTAGCGTGCAGGCATTGCAGCCGGACGATGTGCTGTTAGCGATCTCTTACAGCGGTGAGCGGCGCGAGATTAATCTGGCGGCTCAGGAAGCGCAGCGCGCCGGTGCCCACGTGCTGGCCTTTACCGGCTTTACGCCGAACACGTTGCAGCAGCTGGCATCGCACTGTCTTTATACGGTGGCGGAAGAGCAAAACTCACGTAGTGCCGCTATCTCATCAACCAGTGCGCAGCTGGCGTTGACCGACCTGCTGTTTATGGCGCTGATCCAGCACGATCCCGAACGCGCCTCCAGCCATATCAGGCAGAGCGAAGCGCTGGTAAAAAAGCTGGTTTGA
- the mltF gene encoding membrane-bound lytic murein transglycosylase MltF: MKRLKFNYLLIGLITVLLAVALWPAIPWYGSAQDKIAEIKSRGVLRISTINSPLTYYTINNAPAGMDYELAKRFADYLGVKLQVTVHQNLNELFDDLDDGKADLLAAGLIYNSERLARFRTGPSYYSVSQQLVYRIGKPRPKNIGDLKGRLTVASGSAYLSTLRSVKEQEYPDLDWAISTDQSPKMLLEAVADGKLDYTIGDSVTVGMLQRIHPQLAVAFDITDEEPVTWYMQREQDDSLNAAMLDFFSQMGEEGAMARLEEKYLGHVGTFDYVDTRTFLRAIDNTLPDIKPLFEKYASAIDWRLLAAISYQESHWNPQATSPTGVRGMMMLTRNTADSLQVADRLDAEQSIRGGSEYLRRMMEKVPETVPEDERIWFALAAYNMGYAHMLDVRKLTAKQGGNPDSWADVKLRLPMLSQKRYYTQTTYGYARGHEAYAYVENIRKYQISLVGYLQDQDRKLAQRAATEAELGKGYPAVQPDIAMN, translated from the coding sequence TTGAAACGCCTAAAATTTAATTACCTGCTGATCGGTCTGATCACCGTGCTGCTTGCTGTAGCGCTGTGGCCTGCGATTCCCTGGTATGGGAGTGCGCAAGACAAGATTGCAGAGATAAAATCGCGGGGAGTGCTGCGTATCAGTACCATCAATTCCCCGTTGACTTACTACACCATTAATAATGCACCTGCGGGAATGGACTATGAACTGGCAAAACGTTTTGCGGATTATTTAGGCGTCAAGCTACAGGTAACGGTTCATCAGAACCTCAACGAGCTGTTTGACGACCTTGACGATGGCAAAGCCGATCTGCTGGCAGCAGGTCTGATTTACAACAGTGAACGACTGGCACGCTTTCGCACCGGTCCCAGCTACTATTCGGTTTCGCAGCAGCTGGTTTACCGAATCGGTAAGCCGCGCCCGAAAAACATCGGCGATCTAAAAGGTCGGCTAACGGTGGCGTCTGGCTCTGCCTATTTGTCCACGCTGCGCAGCGTTAAAGAGCAGGAATATCCTGATCTCGACTGGGCGATCTCAACCGATCAAAGCCCCAAAATGCTGTTGGAAGCAGTTGCGGATGGCAAGCTTGATTACACCATTGGCGATTCGGTGACGGTGGGCATGCTGCAACGCATTCATCCGCAGCTGGCGGTCGCCTTCGATATTACTGACGAAGAGCCCGTCACCTGGTATATGCAGCGCGAGCAGGATGACAGCCTGAATGCCGCCATGCTCGACTTTTTCAGTCAGATGGGCGAAGAAGGCGCGATGGCGCGACTGGAAGAGAAATATCTCGGCCACGTCGGCACCTTCGATTACGTCGATACGCGCACTTTCCTGCGCGCCATCGATAACACGCTTCCTGATATCAAACCGCTGTTTGAAAAGTATGCCAGCGCCATCGACTGGCGACTGCTGGCGGCAATCTCTTATCAGGAATCGCACTGGAATCCGCAGGCGACGTCGCCAACCGGCGTGCGCGGTATGATGATGTTGACGCGCAATACCGCCGACAGCCTGCAGGTTGCCGATCGGCTGGACGCAGAACAAAGCATTCGCGGCGGCAGTGAGTATTTACGCCGGATGATGGAGAAAGTGCCAGAAACCGTGCCGGAAGATGAACGCATCTGGTTTGCCCTCGCCGCGTATAACATGGGCTATGCGCATATGCTGGATGTGCGCAAACTCACCGCGAAGCAAGGCGGCAATCCCGACAGCTGGGCCGACGTTAAGCTGCGCTTGCCTATGCTGAGCCAGAAACGCTATTACACGCAAACCACCTATGGCTACGCGCGCGGGCATGAAGCCTACGCCTATGTGGAGAATATCCGTAAGTATCAGATCAGTCTGGTGGGATATCTGCAGGATCAGGACAGGAAGCTGGCGCAGCGCGCTGCAACCGAAGCGGAGCTGGGCAAAGGTTATCCGGCCGTGCAGCCGGACATTGCGATGAATTAA
- a CDS encoding alpha,alpha-phosphotrehalase encodes MLEHIHWWQNGVIYQIYPRSFQDSTGSGTGDIQGIIQRLDYLQWLGVSALWLTPIYRSPQVDNGYDVADYRAIDPDFGTMADFEQLVAEAHVRDMRIIMDMVFNHTSTAHAWFQAAQDRSSPWRDFYIWRDGVAGNPPNNWHSKFGGSAWQWHEASAQYYLHSFAAEQADLNWENPLVREELKAICHFWADKGVDGLRLDVINLVSKHPDFPDDHEGDGRRYYTDGPAIHQFLQEMSRDVFQPRGLMTVGEMSSTSLAHCQRYAQLDGQELSMTFNFHHLKIDYPAGNKWARGTPDIVGLKRLFSEWQQGMHNQAWNALFWCNHDQPRIVSRLGDEQTASAKMLAMVLHGMQGTPYLYQGEEIGMTNPHFTAIEDYRDVESLNAWRELRERGVSEADALAILAQKSRDNGRTPMQWHSGPQAGFTRGESWIGVADNFSRINVAQAIADDDAVLHRYRELIKLRKTLPVLTFGDYTDLAPEDAALWCYERRWHQQRLRVIANLSAEPVSVAAALVPDLADWQPMFDSDQSRDFCNCGELMPWQACWFLKN; translated from the coding sequence ATGCTTGAGCACATTCACTGGTGGCAAAACGGCGTCATCTATCAAATCTATCCACGCAGCTTTCAGGACAGCACCGGCAGTGGCACCGGCGATATTCAGGGGATTATTCAGCGGCTTGATTACCTGCAATGGCTGGGCGTAAGCGCCCTGTGGCTGACGCCCATTTATCGCTCGCCGCAGGTAGATAACGGCTATGACGTCGCGGATTACCGCGCTATCGATCCCGACTTTGGCACCATGGCCGATTTTGAGCAGCTGGTGGCGGAGGCGCACGTAAGGGATATGCGTATCATTATGGACATGGTGTTTAATCACACCTCAACCGCGCACGCCTGGTTTCAGGCGGCCCAGGATCGCAGCAGCCCATGGCGCGACTTTTATATCTGGCGCGACGGCGTGGCGGGCAATCCCCCCAATAACTGGCACTCTAAATTTGGTGGTTCCGCCTGGCAATGGCATGAGGCCAGCGCGCAATATTATCTGCACTCATTTGCGGCTGAGCAGGCGGATCTCAACTGGGAAAACCCGCTGGTTCGCGAGGAGCTGAAGGCAATTTGTCATTTCTGGGCGGATAAAGGCGTTGATGGCCTGCGGCTTGACGTGATCAATCTGGTTTCCAAACACCCCGACTTTCCTGACGATCACGAAGGTGATGGCCGCCGTTATTACACCGATGGGCCAGCCATTCATCAGTTTTTGCAGGAGATGAGCCGTGATGTTTTCCAGCCGCGCGGGCTGATGACCGTGGGTGAAATGTCTTCCACTTCGCTTGCGCATTGCCAGCGTTATGCCCAACTCGATGGTCAGGAGCTGTCGATGACCTTTAATTTTCATCACCTGAAGATCGATTATCCAGCAGGCAACAAATGGGCACGCGGTACGCCTGATATCGTTGGGCTGAAGCGGCTATTCAGTGAATGGCAGCAGGGCATGCACAATCAGGCATGGAACGCGCTGTTCTGGTGTAACCACGATCAGCCGCGCATTGTTTCCCGGCTTGGCGATGAACAGACCGCCTCAGCAAAAATGCTGGCGATGGTGCTGCACGGCATGCAGGGCACGCCTTACCTCTATCAGGGTGAGGAGATCGGCATGACCAATCCACACTTCACTGCGATTGAAGATTATCGCGATGTGGAGAGCCTGAACGCCTGGCGCGAGTTGCGGGAGCGTGGCGTCAGCGAAGCGGACGCGCTGGCCATTCTGGCGCAGAAATCGCGCGATAATGGCCGTACGCCGATGCAATGGCACAGCGGACCACAGGCCGGTTTTACCCGCGGTGAGAGCTGGATAGGCGTTGCCGATAATTTTTCACGTATTAACGTCGCACAGGCCATTGCCGATGATGATGCCGTGCTGCACCGCTATCGCGAACTGATCAAGCTGCGCAAAACGCTGCCGGTGCTGACCTTTGGTGATTATACCGACCTGGCACCGGAAGACGCTGCGCTCTGGTGTTATGAACGCCGCTGGCATCAGCAACGGTTGCGGGTAATCGCCAATCTGTCTGCCGAGCCCGTGTCGGTAGCCGCCGCGCTGGTGCCCGATCTGGCCGACTGGCAGCCGATGTTCGACAGCGACCAGAGCCGCGATTTCTGCAACTGCGGCGAGCTGATGCCGTGGCAGGCTTGCTGGTTCCTGAAAAATTAG
- the tadA gene encoding tRNA adenosine(34) deaminase TadA: MSELNDEHWMRHALGLAQRAWEQGEVPVGAVLVQGERVIGEGWNRPIGQHDPTAHAEMMALRQGGKVLENYRLLDTTLYVTLEPCVMCAGAMIHSRITRLVFGARDEKTGAAGSLLDVMRHPGMNHQVTIEHGVLASECAAMLSDFFRMRREQKRALRLASKTN, from the coding sequence GTGAGCGAGTTGAATGACGAACACTGGATGCGCCATGCGCTCGGTCTGGCCCAGCGCGCCTGGGAGCAGGGCGAAGTGCCGGTTGGGGCGGTGCTGGTGCAGGGCGAACGCGTGATTGGTGAAGGCTGGAACCGGCCTATTGGCCAGCACGATCCCACCGCGCATGCCGAGATGATGGCGCTGCGCCAGGGCGGCAAGGTGCTGGAGAATTATCGGCTGCTGGACACCACGCTGTATGTCACGCTCGAGCCGTGCGTTATGTGCGCAGGAGCGATGATCCACAGCCGCATCACGCGGCTGGTGTTTGGCGCCCGCGATGAGAAAACCGGCGCGGCGGGATCGCTGCTTGATGTCATGCGCCATCCTGGCATGAACCATCAGGTGACTATCGAGCACGGCGTGCTGGCTAGCGAGTGCGCCGCAATGCTAAGTGACTTCTTTCGTATGCGCCGTGAACAGAAGCGCGCGCTACGCCTCGCCAGTAAAACGAATTAA
- the acpS gene encoding holo-ACP synthase — MAILGLGTDIVEITRIEGVISRSGDRLARRVLSDHEWQQYQAHQQPVRFLAKRFAVKEAAAKAFGTGIRGGLAFNQFEVYNDELGKPGLRFFLQAAVVAEKLGVQHVHVTLADERNYACATVIIES, encoded by the coding sequence ATGGCCATTTTAGGATTGGGCACTGACATTGTTGAAATCACCCGTATCGAAGGCGTGATTTCACGTTCCGGCGATCGGCTAGCCCGGCGCGTGCTCAGCGATCACGAATGGCAGCAGTATCAGGCGCACCAGCAGCCGGTGCGTTTTCTCGCCAAGCGTTTTGCGGTGAAAGAAGCTGCCGCCAAAGCGTTTGGCACCGGCATTCGTGGTGGCCTGGCTTTTAATCAGTTTGAAGTTTACAACGATGAACTGGGCAAGCCGGGCCTGCGCTTTTTTCTGCAGGCCGCGGTGGTGGCGGAGAAACTCGGCGTTCAGCATGTGCACGTGACGCTGGCCGATGAGCGCAACTACGCCTGTGCAACGGTGATTATCGAAAGCTAA
- the yfhb gene encoding phosphatidylglycerophosphatase C, with translation MTKGTQRRVVFFDLDGTLHQQDMFGTFMRYLLWRQPLNLLLVVPLLPVIGLGLLIKGRAARWPMSLLLWAITFGHSERQLLAREEAFAVWFRQRVTAFPVVQQRLTDYLSSEDADVWLITGSPQPLVEKVYFDSAFLPRVKLIASQMRRGAGGRVLAMRCLGHEKVAQLEEQIGTPLQLYSGYSDSKQDNPLLFFCQHRWRVTPQGELQQLE, from the coding sequence TTGACAAAAGGTACGCAACGACGGGTAGTATTTTTCGATTTGGACGGCACGCTGCATCAGCAGGATATGTTCGGCACCTTTATGCGCTACCTTCTCTGGCGTCAGCCGCTGAATCTGTTGCTGGTGGTGCCGCTGCTGCCGGTAATCGGATTGGGCCTGTTGATTAAAGGCCGCGCGGCACGCTGGCCGATGAGCCTGCTGTTATGGGCGATTACCTTTGGCCATAGCGAGCGGCAGCTGCTGGCGCGCGAGGAGGCGTTCGCCGTCTGGTTTCGCCAGCGTGTTACCGCATTTCCGGTGGTACAGCAGCGTCTGACCGATTACCTCAGCAGCGAAGACGCGGATGTCTGGCTGATCACCGGCTCCCCGCAGCCGCTGGTGGAGAAAGTCTATTTCGATTCCGCCTTTTTGCCACGTGTCAAACTTATCGCCAGCCAGATGCGTCGTGGGGCAGGCGGACGCGTGCTCGCCATGCGCTGTCTGGGCCATGAAAAAGTGGCTCAGCTGGAGGAGCAAATCGGCACGCCGCTCCAGCTTTACAGCGGTTACAGCGACAGCAAACAGGATAACCCGCTGCTGTTTTTCTGCCAGCACCGCTGGCGGGTCACGCCGCAGGGTGAGCTGCAGCAGCTGGAGTAA
- a CDS encoding YfhL family 4Fe-4S dicluster ferredoxin — protein sequence MALLITEKCINCDMCEPECPNQAIAMGAAIYQIDPARCTECVGHYDEPTCQSVCPINHTIISDPLWQESNDALWDKFVRLHP from the coding sequence ATGGCGCTGCTGATTACTGAAAAATGCATTAACTGTGACATGTGCGAACCTGAATGCCCTAATCAGGCGATCGCCATGGGTGCGGCGATCTACCAAATCGATCCGGCGCGCTGCACGGAATGCGTGGGCCATTACGATGAACCTACCTGCCAGAGCGTCTGCCCGATTAACCATACGATTATTAGCGATCCGCTATGGCAGGAGAGCAACGACGCGCTGTGGGACAAATTTGTACGGCTTCACCCCTGA
- the purL gene encoding phosphoribosylformylglycinamidine synthase → MMEILRGSPALSAFRITKLLSLFQDAHLPVSDIYAEYVHFADVSTALNAEEKARLQRLLKYGPSLAEHAPQGRLLLVTPRPGTISPWSSKATDIAHNCDLPQVKRLERGMAFYLQATSLTETQWQQLAALLHDRMMETVFTDFAEAEQLFAHHEPQPLQSVDVLGAGRVALEEANRKLGLALADDEIDYLLTAFERLGRNPNDIELYMFAQANSEHCRHKIFNADWIIDGEKQPKSLFKMIKNTFEKTPDYVLSAYKDNAAVMEGSAVGRFYADAEKGVYDFHQEEAHILMKVETHNHPTAISPWPGAATGSGGEIRDEGATGRGAKPKAGLAGFSVSNLRIPGFEQPWEEDFGKPDRIVTALDIMTDGPLGGAAFNNEFGRPALTGYFRTYEERVNSHNGTELRGYHKPIMLAGGIGNIRADHVQKGEITIGAKLIVLGGPAMNIGLGGGAASSMASGQSDADLDFASVQRDNPEMERRCQEVIDRCWQLGEANPILFIHDVGAGGLSNAMPELVSDGERGGRFNLRDILNDEPGMSPLEVWCNESQERYVLAVDPDKLALFDQLCQRERAPYAVIGEATEALHLTLEDAHFGNTPIDMPLDVLLGKTPKMTRDVESLQAAGEALQRDAITLEEAVKRVLHLPTVAEKTFLITIGDRSVTGMVARDQMVGPWQIPVANCAVTTASLDSYHGEAFSLGERAPVALLDFAASGRLAVGEALTNIAATQIGSLKRVKLSANWMAAAGHPGEDAGLYAAVKAVGEELCPALGITIPVGKDSMSMKTRWQQGTEQREMTSPLSLVITAFARVEDVRRTVTPQLHPQHDNALLLIDLGKGHNALGATALAQVYRQLGDKPADVRDATQLAGFFNAIQSLVADDKLLAYHDRSDGGLLVTLAEMAFAGHCGVEVDIAALGNDALAALFNEELGAVIQIAHADLAAVQACFTQHGLADCVHVIGQATQGDRFVIAAGDKPVYSESRTTLRVWWAETTWQMQRLRDNPLCADQEHEAKQSDQDPGLNVALTFRPQEDVAAPYIAKGARPKVAVLREQGVNSHVEMAAAFHRAGFEAVDVHMSDLLAGRRGLDDVQALVACGGFSYGDVLGAGEGWAKSILFNNRVRDEFETFFHRPQTLALGVCNGCQMMSNLRELIPGSDSWPRFVRNQSERFEARFSLVEVAASPSLLLDGMVGSRMPIAVSHGEGFVEVRDSQHLATLESAGLVALRFVDNHGKVTQHYPANPNGSPNGITAVTNESGRVTIMMPHPERVFRTVSNSWHPKEWGEDSPWMRMFRNARKQLG, encoded by the coding sequence ATGATGGAAATTCTGCGTGGTTCGCCCGCTCTGTCGGCATTTCGTATTACCAAACTGCTGTCGCTCTTTCAGGATGCTCACCTGCCAGTGAGTGATATTTACGCCGAGTACGTCCATTTCGCCGATGTCAGCACTGCGCTGAATGCGGAAGAAAAAGCCCGTCTGCAACGCCTTCTAAAATATGGTCCTTCTCTTGCTGAGCATGCGCCACAAGGGCGTTTGCTGCTGGTTACGCCGCGTCCGGGAACCATTTCTCCGTGGTCATCAAAAGCCACTGATATTGCGCACAACTGCGATTTGCCCCAGGTAAAACGGCTTGAGCGCGGTATGGCTTTTTATCTTCAGGCGACCAGCCTGACCGAGACGCAGTGGCAGCAGCTGGCTGCACTGCTGCACGATCGAATGATGGAAACCGTATTCACCGATTTCGCCGAGGCTGAACAGCTGTTCGCACACCATGAGCCGCAGCCGCTGCAAAGCGTTGATGTGCTGGGCGCAGGCCGCGTTGCGCTGGAAGAGGCGAACCGCAAGCTGGGCCTGGCGCTGGCTGATGATGAGATCGACTATCTGCTAACCGCGTTTGAACGGCTGGGGCGCAACCCGAACGACATCGAACTCTACATGTTTGCGCAGGCTAACTCTGAGCACTGCCGCCACAAGATTTTTAACGCCGACTGGATCATTGACGGTGAAAAGCAGCCTAAATCGCTGTTTAAAATGATCAAAAACACCTTCGAGAAAACCCCGGATTACGTGCTGTCGGCCTATAAAGACAACGCCGCGGTAATGGAAGGCTCGGCGGTAGGCCGGTTTTATGCCGATGCGGAAAAAGGCGTGTACGACTTTCATCAGGAAGAGGCGCATATTCTGATGAAAGTGGAAACCCACAACCACCCAACGGCCATTTCTCCGTGGCCAGGCGCAGCGACCGGTTCCGGCGGTGAAATTCGCGATGAAGGCGCCACCGGACGCGGTGCTAAACCAAAAGCGGGGCTGGCGGGTTTTTCCGTTTCCAACCTGCGTATTCCCGGTTTTGAACAGCCGTGGGAAGAAGATTTTGGCAAGCCGGATCGCATCGTTACCGCGCTGGATATCATGACCGACGGGCCGCTGGGCGGCGCCGCGTTTAACAACGAATTTGGTCGTCCGGCGCTGACCGGCTATTTCCGCACCTATGAAGAGCGCGTGAACAGCCATAATGGCACGGAGCTGCGCGGCTATCACAAGCCGATCATGCTGGCGGGCGGCATTGGTAATATTCGTGCCGATCACGTGCAAAAAGGCGAGATCACCATCGGCGCGAAACTGATCGTGCTTGGCGGCCCGGCGATGAACATCGGGCTGGGCGGCGGCGCTGCCTCTTCTATGGCGTCCGGTCAGTCCGATGCCGATCTCGATTTCGCATCGGTTCAGCGTGATAACCCGGAAATGGAACGCCGCTGTCAGGAAGTGATCGATCGCTGCTGGCAGCTGGGCGAAGCCAACCCGATTCTGTTTATCCACGACGTTGGCGCGGGCGGACTCTCTAATGCCATGCCGGAACTGGTCAGCGATGGCGAGCGTGGCGGCCGTTTTAACCTGCGCGATATTCTCAACGACGAGCCGGGCATGAGTCCGCTGGAAGTCTGGTGTAATGAATCGCAGGAGCGTTATGTGCTGGCGGTGGATCCGGACAAACTGGCGCTTTTTGACCAGCTCTGTCAGCGCGAGCGTGCGCCTTATGCGGTGATTGGTGAAGCCACTGAAGCGCTGCACCTCACGCTGGAGGATGCTCATTTCGGCAACACGCCAATCGACATGCCGCTGGATGTGCTGCTGGGCAAAACGCCAAAAATGACGCGCGACGTCGAGAGTCTGCAGGCTGCGGGTGAAGCGCTGCAACGCGACGCCATCACGCTGGAAGAGGCGGTTAAGCGCGTGCTGCATCTGCCGACCGTGGCGGAAAAAACCTTTTTGATCACCATTGGCGACCGCAGCGTGACAGGCATGGTGGCGCGCGATCAGATGGTCGGCCCGTGGCAGATTCCGGTAGCGAACTGCGCGGTGACCACCGCCAGCCTCGACAGCTATCACGGTGAAGCCTTCTCGCTGGGCGAGCGCGCCCCGGTGGCATTGCTCGATTTTGCCGCCTCAGGCCGTCTGGCCGTAGGCGAAGCCCTGACCAACATCGCCGCCACGCAGATCGGCTCGCTGAAACGCGTGAAGCTCTCTGCTAACTGGATGGCCGCGGCCGGTCATCCGGGCGAAGATGCCGGGCTCTATGCTGCGGTGAAAGCGGTGGGCGAAGAGCTCTGTCCGGCGCTGGGCATCACTATTCCGGTGGGTAAAGATTCGATGTCGATGAAAACCCGCTGGCAGCAGGGCACCGAACAGCGCGAAATGACCTCGCCGCTGTCGCTGGTGATCACTGCCTTTGCACGAGTGGAGGATGTGCGCCGCACCGTCACGCCTCAGCTGCATCCGCAGCACGACAACGCTCTGTTGTTAATCGATCTGGGTAAAGGGCATAATGCGCTCGGCGCCACCGCGCTGGCTCAGGTCTATCGTCAGCTGGGCGATAAACCGGCTGACGTGCGCGATGCCACGCAGCTGGCGGGCTTCTTTAATGCCATCCAGTCGCTGGTGGCCGACGACAAACTGCTGGCCTATCACGATCGTTCTGATGGTGGCCTGCTGGTCACGCTGGCTGAAATGGCCTTTGCCGGTCATTGCGGCGTTGAGGTCGATATTGCCGCGCTGGGCAATGATGCGCTGGCCGCGCTGTTCAACGAAGAACTGGGCGCGGTGATTCAGATCGCTCACGCCGATCTCGCGGCGGTGCAGGCGTGCTTCACGCAGCACGGTCTGGCGGATTGTGTGCACGTTATCGGTCAGGCGACGCAGGGCGATCGCTTTGTGATCGCCGCTGGCGATAAGCCGGTGTACAGCGAAAGCCGTACTACCCTGCGCGTCTGGTGGGCAGAAACCACCTGGCAGATGCAGCGCTTACGTGACAATCCGCTTTGCGCCGATCAGGAGCATGAGGCGAAGCAGAGCGATCAGGATCCCGGGCTTAACGTTGCGCTGACCTTCCGTCCACAAGAGGATGTTGCCGCGCCCTATATCGCTAAGGGTGCACGGCCAAAAGTGGCAGTGCTGCGCGAGCAGGGCGTTAACTCTCATGTCGAAATGGCCGCAGCGTTTCATCGCGCGGGCTTTGAAGCCGTTGACGTGCACATGAGCGATCTGCTGGCGGGCCGTCGCGGTCTGGATGATGTGCAGGCGCTGGTCGCCTGTGGCGGATTCTCTTATGGCGACGTGCTGGGCGCAGGCGAGGGCTGGGCCAAATCGATCCTGTTCAACAATCGTGTGCGCGATGAGTTTGAAACCTTCTTCCACCGCCCGCAAACGCTGGCACTGGGCGTGTGCAACGGCTGCCAGATGATGTCAAATCTGCGCGAGCTGATTCCCGGCAGTGATAGCTGGCCGCGTTTTGTACGCAACCAGTCAGAACGTTTTGAAGCGCGCTTCAGCCTGGTTGAAGTTGCGGCCAGCCCGTCGTTGCTGCTGGATGGCATGGTCGGATCGCGGATGCCGATTGCGGTATCGCATGGCGAAGGCTTTGTTGAGGTTCGCGACAGCCAGCATCTGGCCACGCTGGAATCTGCTGGCCTGGTGGCGCTGCGTTTTGTCGATAATCACGGCAAGGTGACGCAACACTATCCGGCGAATCCGAACGGCTCACCGAACGGCATTACGGCGGTGACCAATGAAAGCGGTCGCGTCACCATTATGATGCCGCATCCGGAGCGCGTATTCCGCACGGTGAGCAACTCATGGCATCCGAAGGAGTGGGGCGAAGATAGCCCATGGATGCGTATGTTCCGTAATGCCCGCAAGCAACTCGGCTAA
- the pdxJ gene encoding pyridoxine 5'-phosphate synthase: protein MSELLLGINIDHIATVRNARGTHYPDPVQAAFVSEQAGADGITVHLREDRRHITDRDVRILRETIQTRMNLEMAVTDEMVNIACHVKPHFCCLVPEKRQEVTTEGGLDVAGQQEKITHAVKRLSDAGILVSLFIDADHQQIDAAAAAGAPYIEIHTGAYAEAAEGSARDAELARIASAATYAAAKGIKVNAGHGLTYHNVQPIAALPEMHELNIGHAIIGRALFSGLAEAVREMKQLMREARR from the coding sequence ATGTCTGAGCTGTTATTAGGTATCAATATCGATCACATCGCTACCGTGCGTAACGCGCGCGGCACCCACTATCCCGATCCGGTGCAGGCTGCCTTTGTTTCTGAACAGGCGGGTGCAGACGGTATTACCGTGCATCTGCGTGAAGATCGCCGCCACATCACCGATCGCGACGTGCGTATCCTGCGGGAAACCATCCAGACGCGTATGAATCTGGAAATGGCAGTCACCGATGAAATGGTTAACATCGCCTGCCATGTTAAACCGCATTTCTGTTGCCTGGTGCCGGAAAAACGTCAGGAAGTTACCACCGAAGGTGGGCTGGATGTAGCCGGACAGCAGGAAAAAATTACCCATGCCGTTAAGCGCCTTTCCGATGCTGGCATTCTGGTATCCCTGTTTATCGATGCCGATCATCAGCAAATTGATGCCGCCGCTGCTGCTGGCGCGCCTTACATCGAAATTCATACCGGTGCCTATGCCGAGGCTGCTGAGGGCAGCGCCCGTGACGCAGAGCTGGCGCGCATTGCCAGTGCCGCAACCTATGCCGCAGCCAAAGGCATCAAGGTCAATGCGGGCCACGGATTGACTTATCATAATGTACAGCCGATTGCAGCGCTGCCGGAAATGCACGAGCTGAACATTGGTCACGCCATTATTGGTCGTGCCCTGTTTAGCGGTCTGGCGGAAGCGGTGCGCGAAATGAAACAGCTGATGCGGGAAGCGCGTCGGTAA